A window of Pyrobaculum aerophilum str. IM2 contains these coding sequences:
- a CDS encoding 30S ribosomal protein S27ae, whose amino-acid sequence MSKKAPAQKEKKLPRAATWYELDLEKGVFRFKNKLCPKCGSVMAFHKEPVPRWHCGKCGYTQFQR is encoded by the coding sequence ATGTCTAAAAAAGCCCCTGCTCAAAAAGAGAAGAAATTGCCGCGCGCCGCCACTTGGTATGAGCTTGATTTAGAAAAGGGGGTATTCAGGTTTAAGAACAAGCTCTGCCCCAAGTGCGGCTCGGTTATGGCCTTTCATAAAGAGCCCGTGCCGAGGTGGCACTGCGGCAAGTGCGGATATACGCAATTCCAGAGGTAG
- a CDS encoding 30S ribosomal protein S24e gives MSAESFNIVHIRENKLLARRELLVEAVHQNASTPTRQSVREWVAKQLGIDISNVFVRRIKTEFGRGRSLAEVHVYNDSKIARVIEPLYILARNLGEEGKKLLEEAKKRRNERREKKKRKKK, from the coding sequence GTGTCCGCCGAGAGCTTTAATATTGTCCACATCCGTGAGAACAAACTGTTGGCGAGGAGGGAGCTTTTAGTAGAAGCAGTGCATCAAAACGCCTCTACTCCCACACGGCAGAGCGTAAGGGAGTGGGTCGCTAAACAGCTCGGCATTGATATATCTAATGTATTTGTCAGAAGGATAAAGACGGAGTTCGGCAGAGGGAGATCCCTCGCAGAAGTCCATGTATACAACGATTCAAAAATTGCAAGGGTAATTGAGCCTCTATATATCTTGGCGAGAAATTTAGGCGAGGAGGGCAAAAAACTGTTAGAGGAGGCGAAGAAGAGGAGAAATGAACGCAGAGAGAAGAAGAAGAGGAAGAAGAAGTAG
- a CDS encoding phosphate-starvation-inducible PsiE family protein, with translation MNIVDSLRRGEFLVYLVVLFITSLLLMFSMYLAFYRIYDLILALQQPEILATAIYNALSDVFLVIVFVELIDTFITYIEQKRIVVYKIIDVALVALARELFIYLAPVNKEFSFEKALAIIIATLVIGVIEYLQRRIIPTERRRR, from the coding sequence ATGAATATAGTTGACAGCCTTAGGCGCGGCGAGTTTTTAGTGTATTTAGTGGTTTTGTTCATCACGTCGCTTCTCTTAATGTTTTCAATGTATCTGGCCTTTTACCGCATATACGATTTGATTTTGGCATTGCAACAGCCTGAGATATTAGCCACCGCTATTTATAACGCGTTGTCCGATGTATTTTTAGTAATAGTATTTGTAGAGCTTATTGATACATTTATTACATATATTGAACAAAAGCGTATAGTTGTCTATAAGATTATTGATGTGGCGCTTGTCGCCCTGGCCAGAGAGCTGTTTATATACCTCGCCCCCGTCAATAAGGAGTTTTCCTTTGAAAAGGCCCTTGCCATAATAATCGCCACGCTGGTAATAGGCGTTATAGAATATCTTCAAAGGAGGATTATCCCCACAGAGAGGCGCAGGCGTTAG
- a CDS encoding B12-binding domain-containing radical SAM protein, producing the protein MRRTSYRKNAIKIALLYPSTYSVAMSSAVFHILYFKLQDAGFYVERFTADRGPRGIEDGTPLSHFDYIVAAVHYELDYINLVKLLLEAGVPPRAARREAPRLIIGGPPVTANPEPVAEFADVIAVGELEPLWDSLIEYMTTGEEVEGLYYPQRGPHPVKIRHAENWSAADYRRIPEAEAAFSLSVELARGCPYSCLFCMESYISKPYRPRDWGAVLQEAAWLYRKYGIRPSLVALTASAHRHFKELLSEAVRQKLQLSIPSLRAELLDDETLELIAQLGQRTITIAPESSERLRKALGKDISDGEIIRIVRKAAELGMRVKLYLLVGVPCERDGDVQDLKRLLAEAKKTGAYLYVSVNPLVPKPQTPLQYHPMAPIPYLKKAIRAVEESPHDAFSHYDPVLAAIQAAISLGGREVSVHIENSAASNAPLGYWKRLLKNGALDYVFKPRDDPLPWGHVEGFFSSQQLKSMYEAFLKTACGH; encoded by the coding sequence GTGAGGAGGACGTCATATAGGAAAAACGCTATTAAAATAGCCCTGTTGTACCCCTCTACGTACTCTGTGGCTATGTCCTCAGCGGTTTTTCATATTTTATATTTTAAACTTCAAGATGCCGGCTTTTATGTTGAGAGATTTACCGCTGATAGAGGGCCTAGGGGGATTGAAGACGGCACACCGTTGAGCCACTTTGACTATATTGTAGCCGCCGTCCACTATGAGCTCGATTACATAAATTTAGTAAAACTATTGTTAGAGGCCGGAGTCCCCCCCAGGGCAGCCCGTCGAGAGGCCCCGAGGCTAATTATAGGTGGACCTCCCGTGACGGCTAACCCGGAGCCCGTGGCGGAATTCGCAGATGTAATCGCCGTTGGGGAGTTAGAGCCGCTGTGGGATTCGTTAATCGAGTATATGACTACAGGCGAGGAGGTGGAGGGCCTCTATTACCCACAACGCGGGCCCCACCCTGTTAAAATTAGACATGCGGAGAACTGGTCCGCCGCTGACTATCGCAGAATCCCAGAGGCGGAGGCGGCCTTCAGCTTATCTGTAGAGCTGGCAAGAGGCTGTCCCTATTCCTGCCTCTTCTGTATGGAGAGCTATATTTCAAAGCCCTATAGGCCCAGGGACTGGGGAGCAGTTCTACAAGAGGCCGCTTGGCTCTACCGGAAATATGGCATTAGGCCGTCGTTAGTGGCGCTTACGGCCAGCGCCCACAGGCACTTTAAGGAATTGCTATCGGAGGCGGTCAGGCAAAAGTTACAGCTATCTATCCCCTCTTTAAGGGCTGAGCTATTAGACGACGAAACTCTAGAACTCATAGCACAGCTGGGCCAAAGGACAATTACTATTGCCCCCGAGAGTAGCGAGAGGCTCCGGAAGGCCTTAGGCAAGGATATATCTGACGGGGAAATTATTAGAATTGTCAGGAAGGCCGCCGAGCTCGGCATGAGAGTCAAGCTTTATTTACTAGTGGGAGTCCCCTGCGAGAGAGACGGGGATGTCCAGGATTTAAAGAGGTTGCTGGCTGAAGCGAAGAAAACAGGGGCGTATTTATACGTCAGCGTTAATCCCCTCGTGCCGAAGCCCCAGACGCCATTACAATACCACCCCATGGCGCCTATTCCCTATTTAAAAAAGGCAATAAGGGCGGTGGAAGAATCGCCGCACGACGCCTTCTCTCACTACGACCCCGTACTCGCGGCAATACAAGCCGCCATATCTCTGGGAGGCAGAGAGGTATCTGTTCACATTGAAAATTCAGCCGCGTCTAACGCACCGTTGGGGTACTGGAAACGCTTGTTGAAAAACGGCGCTTTAGACTACGTCTTCAAGCCCAGGGACGATCCCCTGCCCTGGGGCCACGTAGAGGGCTTTTTCTCCAGCCAACAGCTAAAGTCGATGTATGAGGCCTTTTTAAAAACCGCCTGCGGCCATTAG
- a CDS encoding CPBP family glutamic-type intramembrane protease — protein MWTIYAILIYAIAFAIDFIAVGPPAVVPPWWEAVILAPLAEEYVFRVLPFSALPSPLSWVFAVVIFGVLHKDNPLLASLYGVALSLMYKGGGYPASVALHAFNNCIWWLMAAGGF, from the coding sequence ATGTGGACAATATATGCAATTTTAATCTACGCAATTGCGTTTGCAATAGACTTTATAGCCGTGGGCCCGCCGGCTGTCGTCCCTCCCTGGTGGGAGGCCGTAATACTGGCACCACTCGCTGAGGAATATGTTTTTAGAGTCTTGCCGTTTTCCGCCCTGCCGAGCCCTCTTTCGTGGGTTTTCGCCGTTGTTATCTTCGGCGTGTTGCACAAGGACAACCCCCTTCTAGCCTCCCTTTACGGCGTGGCGTTAAGTCTTATGTATAAAGGCGGCGGGTACCCAGCTTCAGTGGCTCTACACGCTTTTAATAACTGTATTTGGTGGCTAATGGCCGCAGGCGGTTTTTAA
- a CDS encoding magnesium transporter CorA family protein, translating into MAYIFDEGDHIVVQIPLVYTKEGEVVEELAELVVEKNGKVLKGQFASVQEAYFKALEQLSKALSQTENFLDGLEYKLEMEENVKPSEIYTASYMAHALYYHAVHLYQLGVELYRRGLVTHRQLNFSRTLRRNALMLRRYARDVRLLHATVVQLLLNASMKKLTWLGTVVLPALLITSFYGMNLTWLPLADRPEAVFLILALVTIAFAYLINKI; encoded by the coding sequence ATGGCGTATATATTTGATGAGGGCGACCACATTGTAGTCCAAATCCCGCTGGTTTATACAAAAGAGGGAGAAGTCGTTGAAGAACTGGCGGAGCTTGTAGTGGAGAAAAACGGCAAAGTATTAAAAGGCCAGTTCGCCTCTGTACAAGAGGCGTATTTTAAAGCGTTAGAGCAATTATCAAAGGCGTTAAGCCAGACGGAGAATTTTCTCGACGGGCTTGAGTATAAGCTGGAGATGGAGGAAAATGTAAAGCCCAGCGAAATATATACAGCCTCGTATATGGCCCACGCCTTATACTACCACGCAGTTCATTTATACCAACTCGGCGTAGAGCTATACAGGAGGGGTCTAGTCACGCACAGGCAGCTTAACTTCTCCCGAACTCTGCGCAGAAATGCCCTCATGCTCCGTAGATATGCAAGAGACGTCAGGCTGCTCCACGCCACAGTAGTTCAGCTCTTGCTGAACGCGTCAATGAAAAAACTGACATGGCTCGGAACAGTGGTCCTGCCCGCCCTCCTCATAACCAGTTTTTACGGAATGAATTTAACTTGGCTACCCCTTGCCGACCGCCCAGAGGCCGTGTTTTTAATTCTCGCGCTTGTTACAATAGCCTTTGCATATTTAATAAACAAAATTTAA
- a CDS encoding ornithine cyclodeaminase family protein produces MLLLPNIDFIVEPAEAVETIKAAYFAEAKFLPRQALTVGDTWFAPMVGYLPGAGIAVKLVGIYPKATPRVKAVVIVFDKDMGTPLALINGTQLTAWRTAAASGVVAKTLGVNPGEVGIIGAGVQGEYHLRVFKALYPGAKYKIYNRDSKKAEDLGKRYGAIPSSLGDVLKSDLIIAATASTSPVVRGAELKNGAVVISIGAPRPVRELDDDVKKRAGCMLVDNPHAVDETDDIGQNWVYVGDFLKGASCNFGEIAVYKSVGNPLFDAAFANYVLEKAKKLGVAVEIKWD; encoded by the coding sequence GTGTTGTTGTTGCCGAATATAGACTTTATTGTTGAACCCGCGGAGGCCGTGGAGACAATAAAAGCCGCATATTTCGCCGAGGCTAAATTCCTCCCCCGCCAAGCGCTAACCGTGGGGGACACTTGGTTTGCCCCTATGGTCGGATATCTCCCCGGCGCGGGGATTGCGGTGAAGCTAGTGGGAATATACCCCAAGGCCACTCCCAGAGTTAAGGCAGTAGTCATAGTATTTGATAAGGATATGGGGACGCCGCTTGCCTTGATAAACGGAACTCAGCTCACAGCGTGGAGAACTGCCGCCGCCAGCGGCGTCGTCGCCAAAACCCTCGGCGTAAATCCAGGCGAAGTGGGCATAATAGGAGCTGGAGTGCAGGGGGAGTACCACCTCAGAGTTTTCAAAGCCCTTTACCCCGGGGCAAAATACAAAATTTACAATAGGGATTCTAAAAAGGCGGAGGACCTCGGCAAGAGGTATGGGGCAATTCCCTCTTCGCTGGGGGATGTTTTAAAAAGCGATTTAATAATTGCGGCAACGGCTTCAACATCGCCAGTAGTACGAGGCGCCGAGCTTAAAAACGGGGCCGTGGTGATATCTATTGGAGCTCCGCGTCCTGTGAGAGAGCTAGACGACGACGTCAAGAAGAGGGCTGGTTGCATGCTAGTGGACAACCCCCACGCCGTTGATGAGACTGACGACATAGGCCAAAACTGGGTGTATGTGGGGGACTTCTTAAAAGGCGCTTCGTGCAATTTCGGCGAAATAGCCGTGTATAAGTCCGTCGGAAATCCGCTTTTTGATGCGGCGTTTGCTAACTACGTGTTGGAAAAAGCTAAAAAATTAGGGGTCGCCGTTGAGATAAAGTGGGACTGA
- a CDS encoding DEAD/DEAH box helicase: MGLIITWDRGTVLLDGHIPEEIRELSFLKYDHRVGKYRALAIYYPRISAIAKALGVEIEDRVWNPHCAEVKAASEVRLRSYQAEALKAWLKTKRGVVVMPTGAGKTHVAIGAIAEIKEPALVVVPTVELVQQWRSKLRHYFPGRVGVWYGDEKRESCITVITYDSAYSAIEALGNKYKLLVFDEVHHLPSPSYRQIAELSPAPYRLGLTATPERADYLHVDLDWLVGPVVYRISAADIKGVWTADYEIEVIRVQLKEFEKKLYKELEAIYRGYIRKKGLRFRSPADFEKLVALAGRDPEAKRALEAWHKMRRLLFETEAKVDAVGELLAKHRNSKILIFTEYTSLARAVSERYLIPLVTHDIYPQEREQIMAMFRRGELKALVTGKVLDEGVDVPDVDVVIILGGTSSTRQFVQRMGRALRLKPHKAKIYEVITAGTREVDAARRRKKGVV; encoded by the coding sequence GTGGGACTGATTATCACGTGGGATAGGGGCACTGTCTTGCTAGATGGTCACATCCCAGAGGAGATTAGAGAGCTCTCCTTTCTCAAATATGATCACAGGGTGGGGAAATACAGAGCGTTGGCGATATATTACCCGCGCATTTCCGCCATAGCAAAAGCGCTGGGAGTTGAGATAGAGGATAGGGTGTGGAACCCGCATTGCGCAGAGGTTAAAGCGGCGTCTGAGGTGAGGCTCAGGAGCTATCAAGCTGAGGCCTTAAAGGCGTGGTTGAAGACTAAGAGAGGCGTTGTAGTAATGCCCACAGGCGCCGGCAAAACCCACGTGGCTATAGGGGCCATTGCCGAGATTAAAGAGCCCGCCCTAGTAGTAGTGCCGACAGTGGAGTTAGTACAACAATGGCGCAGTAAGCTACGACACTATTTCCCCGGCCGCGTCGGCGTGTGGTACGGCGATGAGAAAAGGGAAAGCTGTATTACGGTGATTACTTACGACTCGGCCTACTCGGCGATTGAGGCCTTGGGTAATAAGTACAAGCTTTTAGTATTTGACGAAGTCCACCACTTGCCGTCTCCCTCCTATAGACAAATCGCAGAGCTGAGCCCGGCGCCTTACCGCCTGGGACTGACGGCCACGCCGGAGAGGGCAGATTATCTACACGTGGATTTAGACTGGCTAGTTGGCCCCGTTGTTTACCGCATTTCAGCCGCCGACATAAAGGGGGTTTGGACAGCTGATTACGAAATTGAAGTAATTAGAGTTCAGTTAAAGGAATTTGAGAAGAAGCTTTACAAAGAGCTTGAGGCGATTTACAGGGGGTATATTAGGAAAAAGGGGCTGAGGTTTAGATCCCCCGCGGACTTCGAAAAACTAGTGGCCTTGGCGGGGCGGGATCCGGAGGCAAAGAGGGCGTTGGAGGCTTGGCATAAAATGAGGCGCTTGTTATTCGAAACCGAGGCGAAGGTGGACGCAGTGGGGGAGCTGTTGGCCAAACACCGCAATTCAAAAATTCTCATTTTCACAGAGTATACATCGCTGGCCAGGGCGGTGTCAGAACGCTATTTAATCCCCCTGGTGACTCACGACATCTACCCACAAGAGCGGGAGCAAATAATGGCGATGTTCCGCAGGGGGGAGCTCAAGGCCTTAGTCACTGGCAAAGTTCTCGATGAAGGAGTCGACGTGCCCGACGTAGACGTCGTAATTATCCTAGGCGGCACTTCTAGCACTAGGCAGTTCGTCCAGAGGATGGGGAGGGCATTGAGGCTGAAGCCCCACAAGGCGAAGATCTACGAGGTAATCACCGCCGGAACCCGCGAGGTTGACGCAGCCCGCAGGCGGAAAAAGGGAGTTGTATGA
- a CDS encoding DUF790 family protein, whose protein sequence is MIPIDYLRASRKGREVRPRYLNDDKIASEVINMAKSAKTLGEFRNAVELISSDKKLVRGLAHVLEQLIEIEKIDSKLVTRTRLEVFKAASALGYPLTEEERERVFQTVAARLKMGVNEVKALFLKAYEENRLIVKAPDIQPKQLVEMYNLALIQALLFKSLYVKALLPNAPALLKGLIRAVKGLGLMYIVEINGGQLEFRFDGPVSALRQTERYGTRLAKLVPYITSAEKWEIEAQVKLGERIYVFKESGRTAPPLPKTPPHAEQFDSLVEQEFYKQVSKICHVEREPEALVVDGRVYIPDFKIGDLYVEIVGFWTPDYLKRKYEKITKVGKPLLVLVSEELAMATWKQLMPNVVVFKDRPRLSDVFKYIKPYCVNHR, encoded by the coding sequence ATGATACCTATCGACTACCTCAGGGCGTCGAGGAAGGGGAGGGAGGTTAGGCCTAGGTATTTAAACGACGACAAAATTGCGTCGGAGGTTATTAATATGGCGAAATCGGCCAAAACTCTGGGGGAGTTTAGAAACGCCGTTGAGTTAATTAGCAGCGATAAAAAACTCGTCAGAGGCTTGGCACATGTATTGGAACAGCTCATAGAAATTGAGAAAATAGACTCAAAACTAGTTACCAGGACGAGGCTTGAAGTGTTCAAAGCGGCGTCCGCACTGGGATACCCATTGACGGAGGAAGAGAGGGAGAGGGTTTTCCAAACTGTCGCCGCGAGGCTCAAAATGGGAGTTAATGAGGTCAAGGCGCTGTTTTTAAAGGCCTACGAGGAAAATAGGCTAATAGTAAAAGCGCCGGATATACAACCGAAACAACTAGTGGAGATGTACAACCTAGCCCTCATCCAAGCCTTGTTGTTTAAATCGCTTTATGTCAAGGCGCTTCTGCCCAACGCCCCGGCGTTACTAAAAGGCCTTATTAGAGCCGTCAAGGGGCTCGGGCTGATGTATATAGTAGAGATAAACGGCGGACAGTTAGAATTCCGCTTTGACGGCCCCGTATCCGCTCTGAGACAGACAGAGAGGTACGGGACAAGGCTTGCGAAATTAGTGCCGTATATAACATCGGCGGAGAAATGGGAGATAGAAGCCCAGGTAAAACTCGGCGAGAGGATATACGTCTTTAAGGAGAGCGGGCGCACGGCGCCTCCTCTGCCCAAAACGCCGCCTCACGCAGAGCAATTTGACAGCTTAGTGGAACAAGAGTTTTACAAACAAGTTAGTAAAATCTGCCACGTTGAGCGAGAGCCCGAGGCGCTGGTAGTAGACGGCCGAGTTTACATACCCGACTTTAAAATCGGCGATCTCTACGTGGAAATAGTCGGCTTCTGGACGCCAGACTATCTCAAACGGAAATATGAGAAAATAACAAAAGTGGGGAAGCCCCTCCTAGTCCTCGTCTCCGAGGAATTGGCCATGGCCACGTGGAAGCAGTTAATGCCAAACGTGGTGGTTTTTAAAGACAGGCCCAGACTCAGCGACGTGTTTAAATACATAAAGCCTTATTGTGTTAACCATCGTTAA
- a CDS encoding helix-turn-helix domain-containing protein — protein sequence MLTYLFYSLLYAMALRVTVSFKYPDSDVCGEIVGMNMTHVVLADRQLSKIECEPCETALRNGAVLVGGKICGGKALVVLVANTYQLAKILRELHERGLQPRVLGRAKFIKDPDLTEEQLRLLELAYKFGFFDESRKVSLRELASMMGISPSAADRKLRRALKKVVEYYLGRYGKGEY from the coding sequence ATGTTAACGTATTTATTCTACTCCCTTCTCTATGCCATGGCTTTAAGAGTCACAGTCTCTTTTAAATACCCCGACAGCGACGTGTGCGGCGAGATTGTCGGGATGAATATGACACACGTTGTCCTCGCAGATAGACAGCTTTCAAAAATAGAATGTGAGCCGTGCGAGACGGCTCTGAGGAACGGCGCGGTACTGGTGGGCGGGAAGATATGTGGAGGCAAGGCGTTAGTGGTTTTAGTGGCCAATACTTACCAGCTGGCTAAAATTCTAAGAGAACTTCACGAGCGCGGGCTTCAGCCGAGGGTGTTGGGCAGGGCGAAATTTATCAAAGATCCCGACTTGACAGAAGAGCAACTTAGACTGCTGGAATTAGCTTATAAATTTGGGTTTTTCGACGAGAGTAGGAAGGTTTCGCTTCGAGAGCTGGCCTCTATGATGGGCATATCCCCCTCCGCCGCAGATAGAAAGCTCAGGAGGGCGTTGAAAAAAGTAGTAGAGTACTACTTGGGGCGGTACGGAAAGGGCGAGTATTAA
- a CDS encoding 4Fe-4S dicluster domain-containing protein gives MAAELAKYQRVLIDQDTCISCGACVAACPYQALELDENGKARLIWEMCKDDFSCVAVCPVKCIYKVSEAPAELKGKKGWYRFGKALSPEEQKAYEEWKAKFGVTAPPV, from the coding sequence ATGGCGGCGGAGCTAGCTAAATACCAAAGGGTGTTAATAGACCAAGACACTTGTATAAGTTGTGGCGCTTGTGTGGCGGCATGTCCTTACCAAGCGCTTGAGCTAGATGAAAACGGCAAGGCGAGGCTAATTTGGGAAATGTGTAAAGACGACTTTTCTTGCGTCGCCGTATGTCCTGTGAAATGTATATACAAGGTAAGTGAGGCGCCGGCAGAATTAAAGGGAAAGAAGGGCTGGTACAGGTTTGGGAAGGCGCTTTCGCCAGAGGAGCAGAAAGCCTACGAGGAGTGGAAGGCCAAATTCGGAGTCACGGCGCCTCCCGTGTAA